One Streptomyces sp. SAI-135 DNA segment encodes these proteins:
- a CDS encoding AMP-binding protein, producing the protein MTATEDFRGARDFLLQHREDYATAYEGFAWPRPRHFNWALDWFDVIAQGNDRTALHIVEEDGSEVRLSFAEMAERSNRVANLLRERGVEAEDRILVMLGNQAELWETALAAMKLRAVVIPATPLLGPADLRDRVERGRVRHVLVRAEDTAKFDEVPGDYTRIAAGGVPEGWQPYEDAYAAPEEFLPDGPTLADDPLMLYFTSGTTARPKLVEHTHTSYPIGHLATMYWIGLRPGDVHLNISSPGWAKHAWSNLFAPWNAEATVFIHNYTRFDAARLMSEMDRARVTTFCAPPTVWRMLIQADLTQLRTPPREVVAAGEPLNPEVIEQVRRAWGVTIRDGFGQTETAVQVSNSPGQVLKTGSMGRPSPGYQVELLDPVSGAPGASEGEIALDLSARPVGLMTGYHGDPDRTAEAMAGGYYRTGDVASRDEDGYLTYIGRSDDVFKASDYKISPFELESALLEHEAVAEAAVVPAPDELRLAVPKAYVVLAAGWEPGPDTAKVLFEHSRQALAPYKRIRRLEFGELPKTVSGKIRRIELREATAAGSDAEYREEDFR; encoded by the coding sequence ATGACGGCCACGGAGGATTTCCGCGGGGCGCGGGACTTCCTGCTGCAACACCGCGAGGACTACGCGACGGCGTACGAGGGCTTCGCCTGGCCCCGCCCGCGGCACTTCAACTGGGCGCTCGACTGGTTCGACGTCATCGCACAGGGCAACGACCGCACCGCCCTGCACATCGTCGAGGAGGACGGCAGCGAGGTCCGGCTGTCCTTCGCCGAGATGGCCGAACGGTCGAACCGGGTCGCCAACCTGCTGCGCGAGCGCGGGGTGGAGGCCGAGGACCGGATCCTCGTCATGCTGGGCAACCAGGCCGAGCTGTGGGAGACGGCCCTGGCCGCCATGAAGCTGCGGGCCGTCGTCATCCCGGCGACCCCGCTGCTCGGCCCCGCCGACCTGCGCGACCGCGTGGAGCGCGGGCGGGTGCGGCACGTCCTGGTGCGGGCCGAGGACACCGCCAAGTTCGACGAGGTGCCCGGCGACTACACCCGCATCGCCGCCGGCGGCGTACCGGAGGGCTGGCAGCCGTACGAGGACGCGTACGCCGCGCCCGAGGAGTTCCTGCCCGACGGGCCGACACTCGCCGACGACCCGCTGATGCTCTACTTCACCTCCGGGACGACGGCCCGCCCCAAACTCGTCGAGCACACGCACACCTCGTACCCGATCGGGCACCTGGCGACCATGTACTGGATCGGCCTGCGGCCCGGTGACGTGCACCTGAACATCTCCTCGCCCGGCTGGGCCAAGCACGCCTGGTCCAACCTCTTCGCGCCGTGGAACGCCGAGGCGACCGTCTTCATCCACAACTACACGCGCTTCGACGCCGCCCGCCTCATGTCCGAGATGGACCGGGCCCGGGTCACCACCTTCTGCGCCCCGCCGACCGTGTGGCGCATGCTCATCCAGGCCGACCTGACCCAGCTGCGCACGCCGCCCCGGGAGGTGGTCGCGGCCGGCGAGCCCCTCAACCCCGAAGTCATCGAGCAGGTCCGGCGGGCCTGGGGCGTCACCATCCGGGACGGCTTCGGCCAGACCGAGACGGCCGTGCAGGTCTCCAACAGCCCCGGACAGGTGCTCAAGACCGGCTCCATGGGGCGCCCGAGCCCCGGCTACCAGGTGGAACTCCTCGACCCGGTCTCCGGCGCGCCCGGCGCGAGCGAGGGGGAGATCGCGCTGGACCTGTCGGCCCGTCCGGTCGGCCTGATGACCGGCTACCACGGGGACCCCGACCGTACGGCGGAGGCGATGGCGGGCGGCTACTACCGGACCGGGGACGTGGCGTCCAGGGACGAGGACGGCTACCTGACCTACATCGGGCGCAGCGACGACGTCTTCAAGGCCTCCGACTACAAGATCAGCCCCTTCGAGCTGGAGAGCGCGCTCCTGGAACACGAGGCGGTGGCCGAGGCGGCCGTCGTGCCCGCGCCGGACGAGCTGCGGCTCGCCGTCCCGAAGGCGTACGTCGTGCTCGCGGCCGGCTGGGAGCCCGGCCCCGACACGGCCAAGGTGCTGTTCGAGCACTCCCGGCAGGCGCTGGCGCCCTACAAGCGGATCCGGCGGCTGGAGTTCGGGGAGCTGCCCAAGACGGTGTCGGGGAAGATCCGGCGGATCGAGCTGCGGGAGGCGACCGCGGCGGGCTCGGACGCGGAGTACCGCGAGGAGGACTTCCGGTGA
- a CDS encoding AMP-binding protein: protein MNSYTHGLGSTGLLGDTIGANLDRAVARWPDREALVDVPSGRRWTYAQFGADVEELASALLASGVAKGDRVGIWAVNCPEWVLVQYATARIGAIMVNINPAYRTHEVEYVLGQAGISLLFASLSHKTSDYRAMVDEVRGRCRELREVVYIGDPSWGELLRRAVPDAVHPELSCDDPINIQYTSGTTGFPKGATLSHHNILNNGYFVGELIAYSEQDRVCIPVPFYHCFGMVMGNLAATSHGACMVIPAPSFDPAATLRAVQQERCTSLYGVPTMFIAELNLPDFATYDLSTLRTGIMAGSPCPVEVMKRVVAEMHMAEVSICYGMTETSPVSLQTRRDDDLEHRTGTVGRVLPHIEVKVVDPATGVTQPRGTAGELCTRGYSVMLGYWNEPEKTAEAVDPGRWMHTGDLAVMREDGYVEIVGRIKDMIIRGGENIYPREIEEFLYGHPKIADVQVVGVPDERYGEEVLACVIPRDPAAPPSLEELRAFCDGRLAHYKIPSRLRILDAFPMTVSGKVRKVELRETYARG from the coding sequence GTGAACTCGTACACGCACGGCCTGGGCTCGACGGGGCTGCTCGGCGACACCATCGGGGCCAATCTGGACCGGGCGGTGGCGAGGTGGCCCGACCGGGAGGCGCTCGTCGACGTGCCGTCCGGGCGACGCTGGACGTACGCCCAGTTCGGCGCCGACGTCGAGGAGTTGGCGTCCGCGCTGCTCGCCTCCGGGGTCGCCAAGGGTGACCGGGTGGGGATCTGGGCGGTCAACTGCCCGGAGTGGGTGCTCGTCCAGTACGCCACCGCCCGCATCGGCGCGATCATGGTGAACATCAACCCGGCGTACCGCACCCACGAGGTCGAGTACGTCCTCGGCCAGGCGGGGATCTCGCTCCTCTTCGCGTCCCTGAGCCACAAGACGAGCGACTACCGGGCGATGGTCGACGAAGTGCGGGGCAGGTGCCGGGAGTTGCGGGAGGTCGTCTACATCGGCGACCCGAGCTGGGGGGAGTTGCTGCGGCGCGCCGTGCCGGACGCGGTGCACCCGGAACTCTCCTGCGACGACCCGATCAACATCCAGTACACCTCGGGCACGACCGGCTTCCCCAAGGGGGCCACGCTCTCCCACCACAACATCCTCAACAACGGTTATTTCGTGGGGGAGTTGATTGCCTACAGCGAGCAGGACCGGGTGTGCATCCCGGTTCCGTTTTATCACTGTTTCGGCATGGTGATGGGGAATCTGGCCGCTACGTCCCACGGCGCGTGCATGGTCATCCCGGCCCCCTCCTTCGACCCGGCGGCGACCCTGCGGGCGGTCCAGCAGGAGCGCTGCACCTCGCTGTACGGCGTCCCGACCATGTTCATCGCGGAGCTGAACCTGCCCGACTTCGCGACCTACGACCTCTCCACCCTGCGCACCGGGATCATGGCGGGCTCGCCGTGTCCGGTGGAGGTGATGAAGCGGGTGGTCGCGGAGATGCACATGGCGGAGGTCTCCATCTGCTACGGCATGACGGAGACGTCCCCGGTCTCGCTCCAGACCCGCAGGGACGACGACCTGGAGCACCGCACCGGCACGGTGGGCCGCGTCCTGCCGCACATCGAGGTCAAGGTCGTGGACCCGGCGACCGGTGTGACCCAACCCCGGGGCACGGCGGGGGAGTTGTGCACCCGCGGCTACAGCGTGATGCTCGGCTACTGGAACGAGCCCGAGAAGACGGCGGAGGCCGTCGACCCCGGTCGCTGGATGCACACCGGTGACCTGGCCGTGATGCGCGAGGACGGGTACGTCGAGATCGTCGGCCGCATCAAGGACATGATCATCCGGGGCGGCGAGAACATCTACCCGCGCGAGATCGAGGAGTTCCTGTACGGCCATCCGAAGATCGCGGACGTCCAGGTGGTGGGCGTCCCTGACGAGCGCTACGGCGAGGAGGTGCTGGCCTGCGTGATCCCGCGCGACCCGGCCGCACCGCCGAGCCTGGAGGAACTGCGCGCGTTCTGCGACGGCAGACTGGCCCACTACAAGATCCCGAGCCGCCTCCGGATCCTCGACGCCTTTCCGATGACGGTGTCGGGGAAGGTACGGAAGGTGGAGCTGCGGGAGACGTACGCGCGGGGGTGA
- the gcl gene encoding glyoxylate carboligase, whose translation MARMTAARAAVEILKREGVSDAFGVPGAAINPFYAALKASGGIHHTLARHVEGASHMAEGYTRTRPGNIGVCIGTSGPAGTDMITGLYSATGDSVPILCITGQAPTAVIHKEDFQAVDIASIAGPVTKMAVTVLEAAQVPGVFQQAFHLMRSGRPGPVLIDLPIDVQLTEIEFDPDTYQPLPVYKPAASRAQIEKALALLGESERPLIVAGGGVINADAAELLVEFAELTGIPVVPTLMGWGVLPDDHELNAGMVGLQTSHRYGNATFLESDFVLGIGNRWANRHTGRLDVYTAGRTFVHVDVEPTQIGRIFAPDYGIASDAKAALALFVEVAGELKAEGRLPDRSAWAASAQEKKATLQRRTHFDDIPIKPQRVYEEMNKAFGPETRYVSTIGLSQIAGAQMLHVFRPRHWINCGQAGPLGWTIPAALGVAKADPEAQVVALSGDYDFQFMIEELAVGAQHRIPYIHVLVNNSYLGLIRQAQRAFDIDFQVNLEFENVNSPHLGVYGVDHVKVAEGLGCKAIRVTDPAELGAALEQAKKLAAEFQVPVVVEAVLERVTNISMSTTNDIGNVVEFEEIATEPAHAPTSIKPLKV comes from the coding sequence ATGGCTCGAATGACCGCTGCCCGCGCGGCAGTTGAGATCCTCAAGCGCGAAGGTGTCTCGGACGCGTTCGGTGTCCCCGGCGCGGCGATCAACCCCTTCTATGCCGCGCTCAAGGCCTCCGGGGGCATCCACCACACCCTCGCCCGCCATGTCGAGGGTGCCTCGCACATGGCCGAGGGATACACGAGGACCCGCCCGGGCAACATCGGTGTCTGCATCGGCACCTCAGGACCCGCCGGCACCGACATGATCACCGGCCTGTACTCCGCGACCGGCGACTCGGTCCCGATCCTGTGCATCACGGGCCAGGCCCCGACCGCCGTGATCCACAAGGAGGACTTCCAGGCCGTCGACATCGCCTCCATCGCGGGGCCGGTGACGAAGATGGCGGTCACCGTCCTGGAGGCGGCCCAGGTCCCCGGCGTCTTCCAGCAGGCCTTCCACCTCATGCGCTCCGGCCGCCCGGGGCCGGTCCTGATCGACCTGCCGATCGACGTCCAGCTCACCGAGATCGAGTTCGACCCGGACACGTACCAGCCGCTCCCGGTGTACAAGCCGGCCGCGAGCCGCGCCCAGATCGAGAAGGCGCTCGCGCTCCTGGGCGAGTCCGAGCGCCCGCTGATCGTCGCCGGCGGCGGTGTCATCAACGCCGACGCCGCCGAACTTCTCGTCGAGTTCGCCGAGTTGACCGGCATCCCGGTCGTGCCGACCCTCATGGGCTGGGGCGTCCTGCCCGACGACCACGAGCTGAACGCCGGCATGGTGGGCCTGCAGACCTCGCACCGCTACGGCAACGCCACCTTCCTGGAGTCCGACTTCGTCCTCGGCATCGGCAACCGCTGGGCCAACCGTCACACCGGCAGACTGGACGTCTACACGGCCGGCCGGACGTTCGTCCACGTCGACGTCGAGCCCACCCAGATCGGCCGGATCTTCGCCCCGGACTACGGCATCGCCTCCGACGCGAAGGCGGCCCTGGCCCTCTTCGTCGAGGTGGCAGGGGAGTTGAAGGCCGAGGGCCGGCTCCCCGACCGCAGCGCCTGGGCCGCGTCCGCGCAGGAGAAGAAGGCCACCCTCCAGCGCCGTACGCACTTCGACGACATCCCCATCAAGCCCCAGCGGGTCTACGAGGAGATGAACAAGGCCTTCGGCCCGGAGACCCGGTACGTCTCCACGATCGGCCTCTCCCAGATCGCCGGCGCCCAGATGCTGCACGTCTTCCGACCCCGGCACTGGATCAACTGCGGCCAGGCGGGCCCCCTCGGCTGGACGATCCCGGCCGCACTGGGCGTCGCCAAGGCCGACCCGGAGGCACAGGTCGTGGCCCTCTCCGGCGACTACGACTTCCAGTTCATGATCGAGGAGCTGGCCGTCGGGGCCCAGCACCGGATCCCGTACATCCACGTCCTGGTGAACAACTCCTACCTGGGCCTGATCCGCCAGGCCCAGCGCGCCTTCGACATCGACTTCCAGGTCAACCTGGAGTTCGAGAACGTCAACTCCCCGCACCTGGGCGTCTACGGCGTCGACCACGTCAAGGTCGCCGAGGGCCTCGGCTGCAAGGCGATCCGGGTGACCGACCCGGCGGAGCTGGGCGCGGCCCTGGAGCAGGCGAAGAAGCTCGCCGCCGAGTTCCAGGTCCCGGTCGTCGTCGAGGCCGTCCTGGAGCGCGTCACCAACATCTCGATGTCGACGACGAACGACATCGGCAACGTGGTCGAGTTCGAGGAGATCGCGACGGAGCCGGCCCACGCGCCGACGTCGATCAAGCCGCTGAAGGTCTGA
- a CDS encoding 2-hydroxy-3-oxopropionate reductase has translation MSNLAHSSHPARPAIAWIGLGIMGSPMSENLVKAGYDVTGFTLEQDKLDRLAAAGGTAASSIAEAVRDADVIITMVPASPQVEAIAYGPEGILDNARSGALLIDMSSITPQTSVDLAKAAKDKGIRVLDAPVSGGEAGAIEAVLSIMVGGEQADFDEAEPIFEALGKTIVLCGPHGSGQTVKAANQLIVAVNIQACAEAVVFLEKSGVDLKAALDVLNGGLAGSTVLTRKKDNFLQRDFKPGFRIDLHHKDMGIVTDAARNVGAALPVGAVVAQLVASLRAQGDGGLDHSALLRAVERLSGARV, from the coding sequence ATGAGCAACCTCGCGCATTCTTCCCACCCAGCCCGCCCGGCGATTGCTTGGATAGGTCTCGGCATCATGGGCTCCCCCATGTCCGAGAACTTGGTCAAGGCGGGTTACGACGTCACCGGTTTCACCCTCGAACAGGACAAGCTGGACCGGCTGGCCGCCGCCGGCGGCACCGCCGCCTCCTCGATCGCCGAGGCCGTGCGGGACGCCGACGTGATCATCACGATGGTGCCCGCCTCCCCGCAGGTGGAGGCCATCGCGTACGGCCCCGAGGGCATCCTGGACAACGCCCGCTCCGGCGCCCTGCTGATCGACATGTCCTCGATCACCCCGCAGACGTCCGTCGACCTGGCGAAGGCGGCGAAGGACAAGGGCATCCGCGTGCTGGACGCGCCCGTGTCCGGCGGTGAGGCCGGTGCGATCGAAGCCGTGCTGTCCATCATGGTGGGCGGCGAGCAGGCCGACTTCGACGAGGCCGAGCCGATCTTCGAGGCGCTCGGCAAGACCATCGTGCTGTGCGGTCCGCACGGCTCGGGCCAGACCGTGAAGGCCGCGAACCAGCTGATCGTCGCCGTGAACATCCAGGCGTGCGCCGAGGCCGTCGTCTTCCTGGAGAAGTCGGGCGTGGACCTGAAGGCCGCGCTGGACGTCCTGAACGGCGGTCTCGCCGGCTCGACCGTGCTGACGCGCAAGAAGGACAACTTCCTCCAGCGCGACTTCAAGCCGGGCTTCCGGATCGATCTGCACCACAAGGACATGGGCATCGTCACCGACGCCGCCCGCAATGTCGGCGCGGCCCTGCCCGTCGGCGCCGTCGTCGCCCAGCTGGTCGCCAGTCTGCGCGCGCAGGGCGACGGGGGCCTGGACCACTCGGCGCTGCTGCGGGCCGTGGAGCGGCTGTCCGGCGCGCGGGTCTGA
- a CDS encoding TIM barrel protein: MGFADQRFNVNLSILFTELPLLERPAAAAAAGFTAVELWWPWIDTPTPERSELDALKRAIEDAGVQLTGLNFYAGELPGPDRGALSIPGEESERFRANIDVAADFAGSLGTKALNALYGNRVDGVDPAEQDALALENLVLAARAADRIGAILLIEALNRPESPRYPLVSAPAAVGIVDKVNDATGLGNAKFLMDLYHLSMNGEDLPAVIEEFTGRTGHVQIADNPGRGAPGTGALPLADLLDQLKKAGYDGWVGLEYKPGDRPSAEAFDWLPR, translated from the coding sequence ATGGGATTCGCCGACCAGCGCTTCAACGTCAACCTGTCGATCCTCTTCACGGAACTCCCGCTCCTGGAGCGCCCCGCGGCCGCCGCCGCGGCGGGCTTCACCGCGGTCGAGCTGTGGTGGCCCTGGATCGACACCCCGACCCCGGAGCGGTCCGAGCTCGACGCCCTGAAGAGGGCGATCGAGGACGCGGGCGTCCAGCTCACGGGCCTGAACTTCTACGCCGGCGAGCTGCCCGGTCCGGACCGGGGTGCCCTGTCGATCCCGGGCGAGGAGTCGGAGCGCTTCCGCGCCAACATCGACGTGGCCGCCGACTTCGCGGGATCACTGGGCACCAAGGCGCTCAACGCCCTGTACGGCAACCGCGTCGACGGCGTGGACCCTGCCGAGCAGGACGCGCTCGCGCTGGAGAACCTCGTCCTCGCGGCCCGCGCGGCCGACCGGATCGGCGCGATCCTCCTGATCGAGGCCCTCAACAGGCCCGAGTCCCCGCGGTACCCGCTGGTGAGCGCGCCCGCGGCGGTCGGGATCGTCGACAAGGTCAACGACGCGACCGGCCTCGGCAACGCGAAGTTCCTGATGGACCTCTACCACCTGTCCATGAACGGCGAGGACCTGCCCGCGGTGATCGAGGAGTTCACCGGGAGGACCGGCCATGTGCAGATCGCCGACAACCCGGGCCGCGGCGCTCCGGGCACGGGCGCGCTGCCCCTCGCCGACCTCCTCGACCAGCTGAAGAAGGCGGGCTACGACGGCTGGGTCGGCCTCGAGTACAAGCCGGGCGACCGCCCGAGCGCCGAGGCCTTCGACTGGCTGCCCCGCTGA
- a CDS encoding helix-turn-helix domain-containing protein, whose amino-acid sequence MGGEMLPPDEAGPDDVVLSWAGADVVAVRLPQLADSLDHILAAMERRRGKPLADLDRKAKQEVVRILEARGAFSVRHGVETVASALGVSRFTVYNYLNRDKT is encoded by the coding sequence ATGGGCGGCGAGATGCTCCCGCCGGACGAGGCCGGCCCCGACGACGTCGTGCTCTCCTGGGCGGGCGCCGACGTGGTCGCCGTGAGGCTGCCGCAGCTCGCGGACTCCCTCGATCACATCCTGGCCGCCATGGAGCGCAGGCGGGGCAAGCCGCTCGCCGACCTCGACCGCAAGGCCAAGCAGGAGGTCGTACGCATATTGGAGGCGCGCGGCGCCTTCTCCGTACGGCATGGCGTGGAGACCGTGGCGAGCGCCCTCGGGGTGAGCCGCTTCACGGTCTACAACTACCTGAACCGGGACAAAACGTAG
- the uraD gene encoding 2-oxo-4-hydroxy-4-carboxy-5-ureidoimidazoline decarboxylase yields the protein MTSTSTSPGLARFNVLEEHAAHALLLEACASTAWVRRLLAARPYASAEDLYTTSDTAMGELTADDLAEAMAGHPPIGRPKPGDPTSAREQRGMAGASEELRAEMLDLNLAYQERFGHVFLICATGRTAEQMRDAVKERIGNAPEREREIVRTELGKINRIRLARIVEEDA from the coding sequence GTGACTTCGACTTCCACGTCCCCCGGCCTGGCCCGGTTCAACGTCCTGGAGGAGCACGCGGCCCACGCCCTCCTCCTGGAGGCGTGCGCCTCGACGGCGTGGGTTCGGCGTCTGCTCGCCGCCCGCCCCTACGCGAGTGCCGAGGACCTCTACACCACCAGCGACACCGCCATGGGCGAGCTGACCGCCGACGACCTCGCCGAGGCCATGGCCGGCCACCCGCCGATCGGCCGCCCCAAACCCGGCGACCCGACCTCCGCCCGCGAGCAGCGCGGCATGGCCGGCGCCTCCGAGGAGCTCAGGGCGGAGATGCTGGACCTGAACCTGGCGTACCAGGAGAGGTTCGGGCATGTCTTCCTGATCTGCGCGACCGGCCGCACCGCCGAGCAGATGCGGGACGCGGTCAAGGAGCGGATCGGCAACGCGCCGGAGCGCGAACGCGAGATCGTGCGCACCGAGCTGGGCAAGATCAACCGCATCCGGCTGGCCCGCATCGTCGAAGAGGACGCCTGA
- the uraH gene encoding hydroxyisourate hydrolase — protein MSTSTTASVSTHILDTSAGRPAEGVRVELAARAGRQADWQALGGSATDADGRCKDLPALPEGTTHVRLDFAVEPYFSKKQADAQQDAPANRDSGAGVFFPEVAITFAVEPGEHYHVPLLLNPFGYSVYRGS, from the coding sequence ATGAGCACGAGCACCACCGCATCCGTGTCCACGCACATCCTGGACACCAGCGCCGGCCGCCCCGCCGAGGGCGTCCGTGTCGAACTCGCGGCCCGCGCCGGCCGCCAGGCCGACTGGCAGGCGCTCGGCGGCTCCGCGACCGACGCGGACGGGCGGTGCAAGGACCTGCCGGCGCTGCCGGAGGGAACCACCCACGTACGGCTCGACTTCGCGGTGGAGCCGTACTTCTCGAAGAAGCAAGCCGATGCGCAGCAGGACGCCCCCGCGAATCGGGACAGCGGTGCCGGTGTGTTCTTCCCGGAGGTGGCGATCACCTTCGCCGTCGAGCCGGGCGAGCACTACCACGTACCGCTGCTGCTCAACCCGTTCGGCTACTCCGTTTACCGAGGGAGCTAG
- the pucL gene encoding factor-independent urate hydroxylase: MPPILGQNQYGKAENRVVKITRDGTTHHIKDLNVSVSLSGDMDEVHYSGSNANVLPTDTTKNTVYAFAKEHGIESAEQFGIHLARHFVTSQEPIRTARIRIEEYAWERIETAGEDRHSFVRQGQETRLTQITYDGSSWEVVSGLKDLTVMNSTNSEFWGYVKDKYTTLPEAYDRILATEVSSRWRFNWSDDEQQTPDWETSYEQVRKHMLEAFAETYSLSLQQTLYQMGARIIENRTEIDEVRFSLPNKHHFLVDLEPFGLKNDNEVYFAADRPYGLIEATVLRDGAEPRIPVDLTNL; this comes from the coding sequence ATGCCCCCCATTCTGGGTCAGAACCAGTACGGCAAGGCCGAGAACCGAGTCGTCAAGATCACGCGGGACGGCACCACCCACCACATCAAGGACCTCAACGTCTCGGTGTCGCTGAGCGGCGACATGGACGAGGTCCACTACTCCGGCTCCAACGCCAACGTGCTGCCGACCGACACCACCAAGAACACGGTGTACGCGTTCGCCAAGGAGCACGGCATCGAGTCCGCCGAGCAGTTCGGCATCCACCTCGCCCGCCACTTCGTGACCTCGCAGGAGCCGATCAGGACGGCCCGTATCCGCATCGAGGAGTACGCCTGGGAGCGGATCGAAACGGCCGGCGAGGACCGGCACTCCTTCGTCCGCCAGGGCCAGGAGACCCGGCTGACGCAGATCACCTACGACGGCTCGTCCTGGGAGGTGGTCTCCGGGCTCAAGGACCTGACCGTGATGAACTCGACCAACTCCGAGTTCTGGGGCTACGTCAAGGACAAGTACACGACCCTGCCCGAGGCGTACGACCGCATCCTGGCCACCGAGGTGTCCAGCCGCTGGCGCTTCAACTGGTCGGACGACGAGCAGCAGACGCCCGACTGGGAGACGTCCTACGAGCAGGTCAGGAAGCACATGCTGGAGGCCTTCGCCGAGACGTACTCGCTCTCGCTCCAGCAGACCCTGTACCAGATGGGCGCCCGGATCATCGAGAACCGGACCGAGATCGACGAGGTCCGCTTCTCGCTGCCGAACAAGCACCACTTCCTCGTGGACCTGGAGCCGTTCGGGCTGAAGAACGACAACGAGGTGTACTTCGCCGCCGACCGGCCCTACGGCCTGATCGAGGCAACCGTCCTGCGGGACGGCGCCGAGCCGAGGATCCCGGTGGACCTCACGAACCTCTAG
- a CDS encoding 8-oxoguanine deaminase, protein MAADRRIVIENCSIATVDAHDTEYPSGYVVIAGNRIESLGAGRAPEGLENVDRRIDATGHLVTPGLVNTHHHYYQWITRGLATDHNLFNWLVALYPTWARIDEQMVYAAAQGSLAMMARGGVTTAMDHHYVFPAGSGDLSGAIIRAARETGVRFTLARGSMDRSEKDGGLPPDFAVETLEGALAATEATVKEHHDSSFDAMTQVAVAPCSPFSVSTELLREGAALARRLGVRLHTHGSETVEEEQFCKELFGMGPTDYFESTGWLGEDVWMAHCVHMNDSDIAAFARTKTGVAHCPSSNARLAAGIARVPDMLAAGVPVGLGVDGTASNESGELHTELRNALLINRLGAHREAALNARQALRLGTYGGAQVLGRAAETGSLEAGKLADLVLWKLDTLAHASIADPVTALVFGAAAPVTASFVNGRQIVENGRLLHVDEDLIARSTREQAQRLARIAGH, encoded by the coding sequence ATGGCAGCAGACCGGCGCATCGTCATCGAGAACTGTTCGATCGCGACCGTGGACGCGCACGACACGGAGTACCCGAGCGGGTACGTCGTCATCGCCGGCAACCGCATCGAGTCGCTCGGCGCGGGCAGGGCCCCCGAGGGCCTGGAGAACGTCGACCGCCGTATCGACGCCACCGGCCACCTGGTGACCCCCGGCCTGGTAAACACCCACCACCACTACTACCAGTGGATCACCCGGGGCCTGGCCACCGACCACAACCTCTTCAACTGGCTCGTCGCGCTGTACCCGACCTGGGCGCGCATCGACGAGCAGATGGTCTACGCCGCCGCCCAGGGCTCGCTCGCGATGATGGCCCGCGGCGGCGTCACCACCGCCATGGACCACCACTACGTCTTCCCCGCCGGCTCCGGCGACCTGTCCGGCGCGATCATCCGCGCCGCCCGCGAGACGGGCGTCCGCTTCACCCTCGCCCGCGGCTCCATGGACCGCAGCGAGAAGGACGGCGGTCTGCCCCCGGACTTCGCCGTGGAGACCCTGGAGGGCGCCCTCGCCGCGACCGAGGCCACCGTCAAGGAACATCACGACTCCTCCTTCGACGCCATGACCCAGGTCGCCGTCGCCCCCTGCTCGCCCTTCTCCGTCTCCACCGAACTCCTGCGGGAGGGCGCCGCGTTGGCCCGCCGGCTCGGGGTTCGGCTGCACACCCACGGTTCGGAGACCGTCGAGGAGGAGCAGTTCTGCAAGGAACTGTTCGGCATGGGTCCCACCGACTACTTCGAGTCCACCGGCTGGCTCGGCGAGGACGTGTGGATGGCGCACTGCGTCCACATGAACGACTCCGACATCGCCGCCTTCGCCCGGACGAAGACGGGCGTGGCCCACTGTCCCTCCTCCAACGCCCGGCTCGCCGCGGGCATCGCACGGGTCCCGGACATGCTCGCGGCCGGTGTCCCGGTCGGCCTCGGCGTCGACGGCACCGCGTCCAACGAGTCCGGTGAACTCCACACCGAGCTGCGCAACGCCCTGCTCATCAACCGGCTCGGAGCGCACCGGGAAGCGGCCCTGAACGCCCGCCAGGCCCTGCGTCTGGGCACGTACGGCGGCGCCCAGGTGCTGGGCCGCGCGGCCGAGACCGGCTCCCTGGAGGCGGGCAAGCTCGCCGACCTGGTGCTGTGGAAGCTCGACACCCTCGCCCACGCCTCGATCGCCGACCCGGTCACCGCACTGGTCTTCGGCGCGGCGGCACCGGTCACGGCCTCGTTCGTGAACGGCCGTCAGATCGTCGAGAACGGACGCCTGTTGCACGTCGACGAGGACCTCATCGCCCGCTCGACGCGGGAGCAGGCGCAGCGCCTGGCCCGGATCGCCGGTCACTGA